Proteins encoded in a region of the Ralstonia pseudosolanacearum genome:
- a CDS encoding RNA pyrophosphohydrolase → MLDREGFRPNVGIILINARNEVFWGKRIGEHSWQFPQGGIKYGETPEQAMYRELHEEVGLLPEHVRIIGRTRDWLRYEVPDKFIRREIRGHYRGQKQIWFLLRMVGRDCDVQLRATEHPEFDAWRWSQYWVPLDAVIEFKREVYQMALSELSRFVQRSHRAPLSPYGRGGPHRERDGRAGGQAGRNDQNARGQRQPPALTVTTSTVIVETVITSRPAAQPIDSSNPDDTPSKDSL, encoded by the coding sequence ATGCTCGATCGTGAAGGCTTTCGCCCGAACGTCGGCATCATCCTCATCAACGCAAGAAACGAGGTGTTCTGGGGCAAGCGTATCGGCGAGCACTCCTGGCAGTTTCCACAAGGCGGCATCAAGTACGGCGAAACGCCCGAACAGGCGATGTACCGCGAACTGCACGAAGAAGTCGGCCTGTTGCCAGAACACGTCCGGATCATCGGTCGCACACGCGACTGGCTGCGGTATGAGGTGCCGGACAAGTTCATCCGCCGCGAAATCCGCGGCCACTACCGGGGCCAGAAACAGATCTGGTTCCTGCTGCGCATGGTCGGCCGCGATTGCGATGTCCAACTGCGCGCCACCGAGCATCCGGAGTTCGATGCCTGGCGCTGGAGCCAGTACTGGGTGCCGCTCGATGCCGTGATCGAGTTCAAGCGCGAGGTCTATCAGATGGCGCTGTCGGAGCTGTCGCGCTTCGTGCAGCGGTCCCATCGGGCGCCGCTGTCGCCGTACGGGCGCGGCGGACCGCACCGCGAGCGCGACGGACGCGCCGGCGGCCAGGCCGGCCGGAACGACCAGAACGCGCGCGGCCAGCGTCAGCCGCCGGCACTGACGGTCACCACCTCGACGGTCATCGTCGAAACCGTGATCACGTCCCGGCCCGCCGCGCAGCCCATCGACTCTTCCAACCCTGACGACACCCCGTCCAAGGACTCTCTGTGA
- a CDS encoding proline--tRNA ligase — protein MKASQFFISTLKEAPADAEIVSHKLMMRAGMIKKLGAGLYTYMPVGLRVIRKVEQIVREEMNASGAVEVLMPVVQPAELWQETGRWDKMGDEMMRVKDRHERDLVIQPTSEEVVTDIARTEIRSYKQMPVNFYQIQTKFRDERRPRFGIMRGREFTMKDAYSFDRDAEGLKVSYEKMYGAYTRIFQRFGLEFRAVAADNGAIGGSGSHEFHVIADTGEDAIVYSPDSDYAANIEAAEAVAPATPRGAATEAFTKTHTPGRTKCEAVAKQLGIPLERNIKSIVLATEVEGSEPQIWMLLLRADHELNEVKASKVPGLADFRFATEGEILRAFGTPPGYLGPIGTKQPVKVVADRTVAVMSDFVVGANEEDYHYTGVNWGRDLPEPEVYDLRNVVEGDPSPDGKGTLAICRGIEVGHVFMLGTRYSESMSATFLDENGKTQPMMMGCYGIGITRILGAAIEQNYDARGIIWPVSIAPFEVVICPVGYDRSEAVRAEADRLHAELVAAGIDVILDDRGERPGAMFADWELIGVPFRVVVGERGLKDGKLELQGRRDEAAAAVAPADVLATLKSRLAQ, from the coding sequence ATGAAAGCGTCCCAGTTCTTCATTTCCACGCTCAAGGAAGCCCCCGCCGATGCGGAGATCGTCTCGCACAAGCTGATGATGCGTGCCGGCATGATCAAGAAGCTTGGCGCGGGCCTCTATACGTATATGCCCGTGGGTCTGCGCGTGATCCGCAAGGTCGAGCAGATCGTGCGTGAGGAAATGAACGCCAGTGGTGCGGTGGAAGTGCTGATGCCCGTGGTGCAGCCCGCCGAGCTGTGGCAGGAGACCGGCCGCTGGGACAAGATGGGCGACGAGATGATGCGCGTGAAAGACCGCCACGAGCGCGATCTTGTCATCCAGCCGACCTCCGAAGAGGTGGTGACCGACATCGCTCGCACCGAGATCCGCTCGTACAAGCAGATGCCGGTCAATTTCTACCAGATCCAGACCAAGTTCCGTGATGAGCGCCGTCCTCGCTTCGGCATCATGCGCGGCCGCGAGTTCACCATGAAGGACGCGTACTCCTTCGACCGCGACGCCGAGGGCCTGAAGGTCTCGTACGAGAAGATGTATGGCGCCTACACGCGCATCTTCCAGCGCTTCGGGCTGGAGTTCCGCGCGGTGGCGGCCGACAACGGCGCCATCGGCGGCTCGGGCTCGCATGAGTTTCACGTGATCGCCGACACCGGCGAGGACGCCATCGTCTACAGCCCGGACTCGGATTACGCCGCCAACATCGAGGCCGCCGAGGCCGTGGCCCCGGCCACGCCGCGCGGCGCCGCCACCGAGGCATTCACCAAGACGCACACGCCTGGTCGCACCAAATGCGAGGCGGTCGCCAAGCAGTTGGGCATTCCGCTCGAGCGCAACATCAAGTCCATCGTGCTGGCCACGGAAGTCGAGGGTAGCGAGCCGCAGATCTGGATGCTATTGCTGCGTGCCGATCACGAGCTTAACGAGGTCAAGGCATCGAAGGTGCCGGGCTTGGCGGATTTCCGCTTCGCCACGGAAGGCGAAATCCTGCGCGCATTCGGCACGCCTCCGGGTTACCTGGGGCCGATCGGTACGAAGCAGCCGGTCAAGGTGGTGGCAGATCGCACCGTCGCTGTCATGAGCGATTTCGTCGTCGGCGCCAATGAAGAGGACTACCACTACACCGGCGTGAACTGGGGCCGCGACCTGCCCGAACCCGAGGTCTACGACCTGCGCAACGTGGTGGAGGGCGACCCCTCGCCGGACGGCAAGGGCACGCTGGCGATCTGCCGCGGCATCGAGGTCGGCCACGTGTTCATGCTGGGCACGCGCTATTCCGAATCGATGAGCGCCACCTTCCTGGACGAAAACGGCAAGACCCAGCCGATGATGATGGGCTGCTACGGCATCGGCATCACGCGGATCCTGGGTGCGGCCATCGAGCAGAACTACGATGCGCGCGGCATCATCTGGCCGGTGTCGATCGCGCCGTTCGAGGTGGTGATCTGCCCGGTGGGCTACGACCGTTCCGAGGCCGTGCGCGCCGAGGCCGACCGCCTGCACGCGGAACTGGTCGCCGCCGGCATCGACGTGATCCTGGACGACCGCGGCGAGCGCCCCGGCGCGATGTTCGCCGACTGGGAGCTGATCGGCGTGCCGTTCCGCGTGGTGGTGGGCGAGCGCGGCCTGAAGGACGGCAAGCTCGAACTGCAGGGCCGCCGCGACGAGGCCGCCGCCGCCGTGGCGCCGGCCGACGTGCTGGCCACCCTCAAGTCGCGCCTGGCGCAATAA
- a CDS encoding lytic transglycosylase domain-containing protein, with amino-acid sequence MRRFPVRPIAATLCAVALLAGSRSAWAGAQKEEYLADSVRSALSAAVADSRPLRPVFANNEEQLGYLRWLAEMSARMSAKIPLASVRVELIETAYYEAKRAGLDPALVLGLIQVESGFRKYAMSGAGAMGLMQVMPFWTRSIGDKDVRKLFHLQSNLRYGCTILRHYLDMEGGNLYLALGRYNGSRGQPQYPNAVLAAWKRWQYQDATVTTASAPAPSGAAPRAKALPDSPARNPFSPLRIAGGS; translated from the coding sequence ATGCGTCGCTTCCCGGTCCGCCCGATCGCCGCCACGCTGTGCGCGGTGGCGCTGCTCGCGGGGTCGCGCTCGGCGTGGGCGGGTGCGCAGAAAGAGGAATACCTGGCCGACTCGGTGCGCAGCGCGCTGTCCGCCGCCGTGGCCGACAGCCGTCCGCTGCGCCCGGTGTTTGCCAACAACGAAGAGCAGCTCGGCTACCTGCGCTGGCTGGCGGAGATGTCGGCGCGCATGTCCGCCAAGATTCCGCTGGCATCGGTCCGCGTCGAGCTGATCGAGACGGCGTACTACGAGGCCAAGCGGGCGGGGCTGGATCCGGCGCTGGTGCTCGGCCTGATCCAGGTGGAAAGCGGCTTCCGCAAGTACGCCATGAGCGGCGCCGGCGCCATGGGGCTGATGCAGGTGATGCCGTTCTGGACGCGCAGCATCGGCGACAAGGACGTGCGCAAGCTGTTCCACCTGCAGAGCAACCTGCGCTACGGCTGCACCATCCTCCGGCACTACCTCGACATGGAGGGCGGCAACCTCTACCTGGCGCTGGGCCGCTACAACGGCAGCCGCGGCCAGCCGCAGTATCCGAACGCCGTGCTGGCGGCCTGGAAGCGCTGGCAGTACCAGGATGCAACGGTGACGACCGCATCCGCGCCCGCGCCGTCGGGCGCCGCGCCGCGCGCCAAGGCGCTGCCGGACTCGCCGGCGCGCAATCCGTTTTCGCCGCTGCGCATCGCCGGCGGTTCCTGA
- a CDS encoding 2OG-Fe(II) oxygenase — MSTTEPYATMSDALHDWLQRHVDEGFEADPLVASMVQSGYDRAFARRVVDEALAQRPKPEPAAAVPSPAPAGPEPENSNAVRTSDREIPILFAIETPRIVLFQHFLSDEECDQLIALGRHRLKRSPVVNPETGEENLISARTSQGAMFQVGEHPLIARIEARIAQATGVPVEHGEGFQVLHYQPGGEYQPHFDYFNPGRSGEARQLEVGGQRVATLVIYLNSVQAGGATGFPKLGLEVAPVKGNAVFFVYKRPDGTLDDKTLHAGLPVERGEKWIATKWLRERPYRRGA; from the coding sequence ATGTCCACGACCGAACCGTACGCGACCATGTCCGATGCGCTGCACGATTGGCTGCAGCGTCACGTGGACGAAGGCTTCGAGGCCGACCCGCTGGTGGCTTCGATGGTGCAGTCCGGCTATGACCGTGCCTTCGCGCGGCGCGTGGTGGACGAAGCGCTCGCGCAGCGGCCGAAGCCGGAGCCCGCCGCTGCGGTGCCGAGTCCGGCGCCGGCCGGGCCTGAGCCGGAAAACAGCAACGCGGTGCGCACGTCCGACCGCGAGATTCCCATCCTCTTTGCCATCGAGACGCCGCGCATTGTGCTGTTCCAGCACTTCCTGTCGGACGAGGAGTGCGACCAGCTGATCGCGCTCGGGCGGCACCGGCTGAAGCGCTCGCCGGTGGTGAATCCGGAGACCGGCGAAGAGAACCTGATCTCGGCCCGCACCAGCCAGGGCGCGATGTTCCAGGTGGGCGAGCATCCGCTGATCGCACGGATCGAGGCGCGCATCGCGCAGGCCACCGGCGTGCCGGTCGAGCACGGCGAGGGCTTCCAGGTGCTCCATTACCAGCCCGGCGGCGAATACCAGCCGCATTTCGACTACTTCAACCCGGGCCGCAGCGGCGAGGCGCGCCAGCTGGAGGTGGGCGGCCAGCGCGTCGCCACGCTCGTCATCTACCTGAACAGCGTGCAGGCCGGCGGCGCGACTGGCTTTCCCAAGCTGGGCCTGGAGGTGGCGCCCGTCAAGGGCAACGCCGTCTTCTTCGTCTACAAGCGGCCCGACGGCACGCTCGACGACAAGACGCTGCACGCCGGCCTGCCGGTGGAGCGCGGCGAGAAGTGGATCGCCACCAAGTGGCTGCGCGAGCGGCCGTATCGGCGCGGTGCCTGA
- a CDS encoding MarC family protein: MEYTFASATVLLLLITDPLGNIPIFISALRPVAPERRNRVVLREVGIAFVLLLVFMFFGEAFLRMMSLTDLSLQIAGGIVLFLIALRMIFPREGPADGQLTGEPFIVPLAIPAIAGPSALATVMLLVSQAPGRMWTWIGSLSATMAVCAVVLLSATRIQRLVGERTVMAFERLMGLILVAISVEMLLKGIRAFVHQL, translated from the coding sequence ATGGAATACACGTTCGCGTCTGCCACCGTCCTGTTGCTGCTGATCACTGATCCGCTCGGCAACATCCCCATCTTCATCTCGGCCCTGCGGCCGGTGGCGCCCGAGCGGCGCAACCGGGTGGTGCTGCGCGAGGTCGGCATCGCCTTCGTGCTGCTGCTGGTGTTCATGTTCTTCGGCGAGGCGTTCCTGCGCATGATGAGCCTGACCGATCTGTCGCTGCAGATCGCGGGCGGCATCGTGCTGTTCCTGATCGCGCTGCGGATGATCTTTCCGCGCGAGGGCCCGGCCGACGGGCAGCTCACCGGCGAGCCCTTCATCGTGCCGCTGGCGATTCCGGCCATCGCCGGTCCGTCGGCGCTGGCGACCGTGATGTTGCTGGTGTCGCAGGCGCCGGGGCGGATGTGGACCTGGATCGGCTCGCTGAGCGCGACGATGGCGGTGTGCGCGGTGGTGCTGCTCAGCGCCACGCGCATCCAGCGCCTGGTGGGCGAGCGGACCGTGATGGCGTTCGAGCGGCTGATGGGGCTGATCCTGGTGGCGATCTCGGTGGAGATGCTGCTCAAGGGGATCCGCGCGTTTGTGCATCAGCTGTGA
- a CDS encoding hypoxanthine-guanine phosphoribosyltransferase — protein sequence MLSAEQARELWANSEEIVSEAAVHASLDRMAAEITEKIGDTFPMVLSVMGGACVFTGMLLPKLAFPLEFDYIHLSRYNNKTVGGEMQWRVAPRESVKDRTVLVLDDILDEGETMAAIRSRIIDMGAAEFYSAVLCEKTLAKDKPLHPDFCGFPVPDRYVFGCGMDAKGYWRNLPAIRALRNS from the coding sequence ATGCTGAGCGCAGAACAGGCCCGCGAATTGTGGGCCAACTCCGAGGAAATCGTTAGCGAAGCGGCCGTGCACGCCTCGCTGGACCGCATGGCCGCCGAGATCACCGAGAAGATCGGCGACACCTTTCCGATGGTGCTCTCCGTGATGGGCGGCGCCTGCGTCTTCACCGGCATGCTGCTGCCCAAGCTGGCCTTCCCGCTGGAGTTCGACTACATCCACCTGTCCCGCTACAACAACAAGACGGTGGGCGGCGAGATGCAATGGCGGGTGGCGCCGCGCGAGTCGGTCAAGGACCGTACCGTGCTGGTGCTCGACGACATCCTGGACGAAGGCGAGACCATGGCCGCCATCCGCTCGCGCATCATCGACATGGGCGCGGCCGAATTCTATTCCGCCGTGCTGTGCGAGAAGACCCTCGCCAAGGACAAGCCGCTGCACCCGGACTTCTGCGGCTTCCCGGTGCCGGACCGCTACGTGTTCGGCTGCGGCATGGACGCCAAGGGCTACTGGCGCAACCTGCCGGCCATCCGGGCGCTGCGCAACAGCTGA
- the ffh gene encoding signal recognition particle protein has product MLDNLTQRLARVVKTMRGEARLTEANTAEMLREVRLALLEADVALPVVREFIARIKEKALGEEVITSLSPGQALVGIVQRELTAIIGGEEAVAPAAGLPMGRAAELNLNVQPPAIILMAGLQGAGKTTTVGKLAKWLKENKKKKVLTVSCDVYRPAAIAQLKTVSEQVGADFFPSQPEQKPVDIAAAALDWAKKHYHDVLIVDTAGRLGIDEAMMQEIAALHATLKPAETLFVVDAMLGQDAVNTAKAFNDTLPLTGVVLTKLDGDARGGAALSVRHITGKPIKFVGVAEKLDGLEPFYPDRMAQRILGMGDILALVEEAQRGVDMEQAQKLAAKIKKTGGFDLEDFKAQIGQMKKMGGLGQLIDKLPAQFAQQAQGANMDQADKQVRRMEGIINSMTPAERAKPELIKASRKRRIAAGAGVPVQEVNRLLNQFEQMQTMMKKLKGGGMMKMMRAMGGMKGGMKGLLPGGR; this is encoded by the coding sequence ATGCTGGATAACCTGACCCAACGGCTCGCGCGGGTGGTCAAGACCATGCGCGGCGAGGCGCGCCTGACCGAGGCCAACACCGCCGAAATGCTGCGCGAGGTTCGCCTGGCGCTGCTCGAAGCCGACGTGGCGCTGCCGGTCGTGCGCGAGTTCATCGCCCGCATCAAGGAAAAAGCGCTCGGTGAGGAAGTCATCACCAGCCTGTCGCCGGGCCAGGCGCTGGTCGGCATCGTGCAGCGCGAGCTGACCGCCATCATCGGCGGCGAAGAGGCGGTTGCCCCCGCCGCCGGCCTGCCCATGGGCCGCGCCGCCGAGCTGAACCTCAACGTCCAGCCGCCCGCGATCATCCTGATGGCCGGCCTGCAGGGCGCCGGCAAGACCACCACCGTCGGCAAGCTGGCCAAGTGGCTCAAAGAGAACAAGAAGAAGAAAGTGCTGACGGTGTCGTGCGACGTCTACCGACCCGCCGCCATCGCGCAGCTCAAGACCGTGTCGGAGCAGGTCGGCGCGGACTTCTTCCCGTCGCAGCCCGAACAGAAGCCGGTCGACATCGCCGCCGCCGCGCTCGACTGGGCCAAGAAGCATTACCACGACGTGCTGATCGTCGACACGGCCGGGCGCCTGGGCATCGACGAAGCGATGATGCAGGAGATCGCCGCGCTGCACGCCACGCTCAAGCCGGCCGAAACGCTGTTTGTGGTCGACGCGATGCTCGGCCAGGACGCCGTCAACACCGCCAAGGCCTTCAACGACACCCTGCCCCTGACCGGCGTGGTGCTGACCAAGCTCGACGGCGATGCGCGCGGCGGCGCGGCCCTGTCGGTGCGGCACATCACCGGCAAGCCGATCAAGTTCGTCGGCGTGGCGGAAAAGCTCGATGGGCTGGAGCCGTTCTACCCCGACCGCATGGCCCAGCGCATCCTGGGCATGGGCGACATCCTCGCGCTGGTCGAGGAAGCCCAGCGCGGCGTCGACATGGAACAGGCGCAGAAGCTCGCCGCCAAGATCAAGAAGACCGGCGGCTTCGACCTGGAAGACTTCAAGGCCCAGATCGGCCAGATGAAGAAGATGGGCGGCCTTGGGCAACTGATCGACAAGCTGCCGGCGCAGTTCGCCCAGCAGGCGCAGGGTGCCAACATGGACCAGGCCGACAAGCAGGTGCGCCGCATGGAAGGCATCATCAACAGCATGACGCCCGCGGAACGCGCCAAGCCCGAGCTGATCAAGGCCAGCCGCAAGCGCCGCATCGCCGCCGGCGCCGGCGTGCCGGTGCAGGAGGTCAACCGCCTGCTCAACCAGTTCGAGCAGATGCAGACCATGATGAAGAAGCTCAAGGGCGGCGGCATGATGAAGATGATGCGCGCCATGGGCGGCATGAAGGGCGGCATGAAGGGACTGCTTCCCGGCGGCCGCTGA
- a CDS encoding cytochrome C assembly family protein: MVIVLYALTALLYGALAWYAWARRGGLEVQAAGALVPGGQPLAGAAVLVPPPPPAVESGPAWWRWALLGALVVHGMLLHETIFPAASMKFGFAYALSSMLWLGVGIYWIESLFFSLAGLGLLVMPVALVGSLLPLAFPGTQILGYAASPLFKLHFAIANVAYGLFTLAAFHAILMLAAERRLHTINRPAESGWLARWLDLLPPLLTLEKLLFRLIGAGFVLLTLTIASGMLFSEQLFGRAFHVDHKTVFAILSWAMFGGILIGRRFYGWRGRVALRWVMAAFATLMLAYVGSRFVLEVILHRA, translated from the coding sequence ATGGTAATTGTACTGTATGCGCTGACAGCGCTTCTCTACGGGGCCCTCGCCTGGTACGCGTGGGCGCGTCGCGGCGGCCTCGAGGTCCAGGCAGCGGGTGCCCTGGTGCCCGGCGGCCAGCCCTTGGCTGGCGCGGCCGTGTTGGTGCCGCCCCCGCCGCCGGCCGTCGAATCCGGCCCCGCCTGGTGGCGCTGGGCCCTGCTGGGTGCGCTGGTGGTGCACGGAATGCTGCTGCACGAGACCATCTTCCCGGCCGCCTCCATGAAGTTCGGCTTCGCCTATGCGCTATCGTCCATGCTGTGGCTCGGCGTCGGCATCTACTGGATCGAGAGCCTGTTCTTCTCGCTGGCGGGCCTGGGCCTGCTGGTGATGCCGGTGGCGCTGGTCGGCAGCCTGCTGCCGCTGGCGTTCCCGGGCACGCAGATCCTCGGCTATGCCGCCAGCCCACTGTTCAAGCTGCACTTCGCCATCGCCAACGTGGCCTACGGGCTGTTCACGCTGGCGGCCTTCCACGCCATCCTGATGCTGGCCGCCGAGCGCCGCCTGCATACCATCAACCGGCCGGCGGAATCCGGCTGGCTCGCGCGCTGGCTGGATCTGCTGCCGCCGCTGCTGACGCTGGAGAAGCTGCTGTTCCGCCTGATCGGCGCGGGGTTCGTGCTGCTTACGCTGACGATCGCCTCGGGCATGCTGTTCTCCGAACAGTTGTTCGGCCGGGCGTTCCATGTCGATCACAAGACCGTTTTCGCCATCCTGTCGTGGGCGATGTTCGGCGGCATCCTGATCGGCCGCCGTTTCTATGGCTGGCGCGGGCGCGTGGCGCTGCGCTGGGTGATGGCGGCCTTTGCGACGCTGATGCTGGCCTATGTCGGCAGCCGCTTCGTGCTGGAAGTCATCCTGCATCGCGCATAG
- a CDS encoding PP0621 family protein — translation MARPVLLILLLLAGLWWLSRQSPRQARPTPSAPTGRQRTKTPDAAQRIEQCAVCGVHAPRTGMVALPGGRYRCAEHAEHAEHAEQADGRGGA, via the coding sequence ATGGCCCGTCCCGTCCTGCTGATCCTGTTGCTGCTCGCCGGCCTGTGGTGGCTCAGCCGCCAGAGTCCGCGCCAGGCGCGCCCGACGCCGTCGGCACCCACCGGGCGCCAGCGCACGAAGACGCCGGACGCAGCGCAGCGGATCGAGCAATGCGCCGTCTGCGGCGTGCATGCGCCGCGCACCGGCATGGTGGCCCTGCCTGGCGGGCGCTATCGCTGTGCCGAGCATGCCGAGCATGCCGAGCATGCCGAGCAGGCCGACGGCCGGGGCGGCGCATGA
- a CDS encoding ATP-binding protein encodes MMRDASGRAQPNAGGTDAAGARSPGMRLWSRLNAWRALRSVWLEPDPPEFQWRLLRYFAFSRAAVALVLLLFVSIPREHASELPAPVGDAMLSLTLPYLALALLILAAAGWWRSRFQFRVRLDVLLDLLFLGLAYATLSHLSASVAMVFLMPVLAAGALTSLMFALFAAAMASMVVLAEPFLRILGDGVVESGLASAGLYGLVYMMAALMMYGLSHRQVAQERLTLARERELRLQQLVNRLMVYDMEDGVMLVRADGRVVAANPAAAMLLGVPQNAFVGSGTMLFDLKDIPHLQPLLETLRQWLRRGSRQPGRGADVAGDDEATRILDLQPIAAGGRAALRARLRLRFILPSLANLGRVYMDGLVSSIGLGLPGEVAGEPPRARGPATETVAPGWSADDEVFLRHELHDTVLVHVESWERVTEQAQQEKLASMGRLVASVAHQIRNPLAAISQAAELLDDPGEGGEPVRPEGRGVETRLLRIIRDNVRRLDQVVADVLMLSRRPRGERVREQLAQVLPEVVERWRAEALRRRAGEATEISADLVRVAVDLARPVLFDPAHLQQVVGNLLDNALRYCRGVPGSILLAAYPLDDTHAELVIWNDGPEVSAEQQRSLFEPFFTNDAQGTGLGLYMARELCGANDAQIRYGDIALESLLDRTGAMTMEAREGLPRRAFVITLMFDPPAVPAE; translated from the coding sequence ATGATGCGCGACGCTTCCGGCCGGGCACAGCCCAATGCGGGTGGTACCGACGCTGCGGGTGCCAGGTCGCCCGGCATGCGCCTGTGGTCGCGCCTGAACGCCTGGCGCGCGCTGCGCTCGGTGTGGCTGGAGCCCGATCCGCCCGAATTCCAGTGGCGCCTGCTGCGCTACTTCGCCTTCAGCCGGGCGGCGGTGGCGCTGGTGCTGCTGCTGTTCGTCTCGATCCCCCGCGAGCATGCGAGCGAACTGCCGGCACCCGTCGGCGACGCCATGCTCAGCTTGACGCTGCCGTACCTGGCGCTGGCGCTGCTGATCCTGGCGGCGGCGGGGTGGTGGCGCTCGCGTTTCCAGTTCCGGGTGCGGCTGGACGTGCTGCTGGACCTGCTCTTCCTCGGATTGGCCTATGCGACGCTGTCGCACCTGTCGGCCAGCGTGGCGATGGTGTTCCTGATGCCGGTGCTGGCGGCCGGCGCACTGACCAGCCTGATGTTCGCGCTGTTCGCGGCGGCGATGGCGTCGATGGTGGTGCTGGCCGAGCCTTTCCTGCGCATCCTGGGCGACGGCGTGGTCGAGTCGGGACTGGCCTCCGCCGGGCTGTACGGCCTGGTCTACATGATGGCCGCGCTGATGATGTACGGGCTGTCGCACCGGCAGGTGGCGCAGGAGCGCCTGACGCTGGCCCGCGAGCGCGAACTGCGCCTGCAGCAGTTGGTGAACCGGCTGATGGTCTACGACATGGAGGACGGCGTGATGCTGGTGCGCGCCGACGGCCGCGTGGTGGCCGCCAATCCCGCCGCGGCGATGCTGCTGGGCGTGCCGCAGAATGCATTCGTCGGCAGCGGGACCATGCTGTTCGACCTGAAGGACATCCCGCACCTGCAACCGCTGCTGGAAACGCTGCGTCAGTGGCTGCGCCGCGGGAGCCGGCAGCCGGGCCGCGGCGCCGATGTGGCCGGCGATGACGAGGCCACGCGCATCCTCGACCTGCAGCCGATCGCCGCGGGCGGTCGTGCCGCGCTGCGTGCCCGTCTGCGCCTGCGCTTCATCCTGCCGAGCCTGGCGAACCTGGGCCGCGTCTATATGGATGGCCTGGTCAGCTCGATTGGTCTGGGCTTGCCCGGCGAGGTCGCCGGCGAGCCACCGCGTGCACGCGGCCCCGCGACCGAGACCGTCGCACCGGGCTGGTCCGCCGATGACGAAGTCTTCCTGCGTCACGAATTGCACGACACCGTGCTGGTGCACGTGGAGAGCTGGGAGCGCGTGACCGAGCAGGCCCAGCAGGAAAAGCTGGCATCGATGGGGCGGCTGGTGGCCAGCGTGGCGCACCAGATCCGCAACCCGCTCGCGGCCATCAGCCAGGCGGCCGAACTGCTGGACGACCCGGGCGAGGGCGGCGAGCCGGTGCGCCCCGAGGGGCGCGGCGTGGAGACGCGCCTGCTGCGCATCATCCGCGACAACGTGCGCCGTCTCGACCAGGTGGTCGCCGATGTCCTGATGCTGTCGCGCCGGCCGCGCGGCGAGCGCGTGCGCGAGCAGCTCGCGCAGGTGCTGCCCGAGGTGGTGGAGCGCTGGCGCGCCGAGGCGCTGCGCCGCCGCGCGGGCGAGGCCACCGAAATCAGCGCCGACCTGGTGCGCGTGGCGGTCGACCTGGCGCGGCCGGTGCTGTTCGATCCGGCCCACCTGCAGCAGGTGGTGGGCAACCTGCTCGACAACGCGCTGCGCTATTGCCGCGGCGTGCCGGGCTCGATCCTGCTGGCGGCCTATCCGCTGGATGACACCCACGCCGAACTGGTGATCTGGAACGACGGCCCCGAGGTGTCCGCCGAGCAGCAGCGCAGCCTGTTCGAGCCGTTCTTCACCAACGACGCGCAGGGCACCGGGCTCGGTCTCTACATGGCCCGCGAGTTGTGCGGTGCCAACGATGCGCAGATCCGCTACGGCGACATCGCGCTCGAATCCTTGCTCGATCGCACCGGAGCGATGACCATGGAGGCGCGCGAGGGCCTGCCGCGCCGCGCTTTCGTCATCACCCTGATGTTCGACCCACCCGCGGTGCCGGCGGAATGA